The genomic DNA ATTATATATAGTCCATTGAAAAAGAAGTGCTTACTTATTAAAGTAGCAACAAGGTTCAAAAGCACCATGAAgttttgcttgcttaggatttatattcCAGTTTATTAAGTTCTTCCAGTCCTCTAAGATTTATATTTCAATTTATAGCTATCAGGGTTGTACCCATTTTATGAAAGGTTTTGAAAGACCAAGTATATTCCTAGGTCATGTTTTACTAATTTGTGGAAAACCAAGTTATATCCTTGACTCGAAGTGATGCTTTGTTTGTAAACTTTAACAAGATAGCAAGCATCCAAAACAAGGAAATAACTACAAAAATATTTAAGATATGCATAAAAAGGGAATAACATAAATAAACCCCAAAGGGTAATAAGTTCGAAATGCAATAAGAAAATACAAAATCCATGAAAGGCTAAGCAAAATCTCTACTCATCCCTTATTGATTCATCATTGTCCTTCTCCTCCTCATTACGCCATTCCTCTGCAGTAGATGAAGTCTCTACATTTTTGGCTGGAGAGCATGGAGGAGAGGTAGTGCTAGGATTAAGGATGTGGTCTTCATGTATGGGGGAATCAAAAAGTGCATCCAATCTATTCTCAGTTTCTGGCTGCTCTGGACTAATAAAATCCTTGGCCTCTATTAAGCCAGGATGCTTCTCCATCACTGCCTTCACCGCAGCGTCCTATCCTTGCGTGAACTGAATATGATAGAGCCCTCATCATATATCTCCATTAAGACCCTAAACTTCTGGGAGTCGATGTAGTCATCAATGAGGGTTTATTTATAActttaaagctttaccaactcAGCATGGGTCTTGGACAGCTCTTTGCCCTTGTTCCTTAACTTCTTCTCAAGGACCCCATCCCTCTCTTTCCACTTATTCATTTCCTTCTCAAAATCATCAAAGTTACCCTTCCATGACTTGGCTTGATGAAGTGCTGCCTGGAAATAGGCATTGCTCTATACAAGGAGGAGGAAAATTCAATGAGAGACTATAATAAAAAGATAAAGAAAAAAAGCAACAAGAATGGTAGATGGATTACCGAggcttgggcttgagaacccagatGCTCAATAGTCTCGATGTCACTCCCCATAACAATGTTAGTGTCCTAGGGAATGATAGAGTGATAAGACCAATCTTTCGCATGTTTGGTAGACTCAACCACCGTGTCACCTCTCCTAAAGCCCCAGTTGGGCCTCTATAAGAATGCCCTTTGATTGGGGGATCCACATCATCTCCCAAAGAAACCTCAGGAACATGTGGCTATAGGATAGAAGGGCAATCAGGTTTCCCCTGGGTCTTTGTTGAGTTTGGCCCTCTTTTGACGGCCTGGTTCACCATTCTTGGGCCAGCTAATATTGTTGATGGCTTCGCAGGTTGAAACGTAAATATTGAAGCCCATAAATGATTGGATTATAACAAAGTAAGATAAAAATAGGAAAAATACATGTAAAGTTACCCTTGCCAGTGGACCGAGAAAGGCCAACTATCTTCAATGAAATTTTTTCTAAGAGTCCAAGTACCTGTTTGGCCGTTATTCGTGGTAAGGGCTTGATAAACTGTCTCATCCTCATCAGTTAGCATAATACTACCTGGGCTACCATCAACTACCTTACAAAAGGGCCTACAGAATAAGGTAGCCCAATCGCCTCCAGCCCATGTTAGTCTAACAAATTCATCCCTCTATTTTGGATTATTTTCAACAATGGAATTACCATAAAAAATATGGGGACACCTAGGCCTTTGGCGGATTAAAACCCAACCTATTTGGGTTCGAGGGCTAttgtaaaattaaaatatttttttaaaaagagGAACGAAGAGGGGGAAATTATTTCGAATGCACAAAACCATAAAACAGGTAATATTCCTACATGCATTTGGGGGGATTTGATAGGGATTTATTTGAATGTCTGCAAGTAGGCGGGGAATAAATTCATGAAATAGAAACCTAAATCTAGCTActagggctcctcgataaatgaaaaTTGTATCCCCCTCCCATTTACAGGTTCGATCACCCGGGGTGGCAGGAGTAATCTTATGGTGAGGGGAAAACTTAGATAAATTATTATAGATTTCTATTATATCATCTAATTCGTGATAGGTGTTGCCATGATTATAAGAATCTAATTCAGAAAGGaaaggatattcatcccccctaacATTAATCACGTCAATAAGAGACATATATGAAGAACGGATTTGGATGGGGGTACCTCGTTTGGAAGTGTTCATCTTGGTCAGCCTAGCATGATCGCGATCCGCCATTAAAATTCTTGGGAAGGAGGCTTGGATTTGGAGAAAAGGATGAAGACAGTGGAACTACTCAGAAATGATGATGGAAAGAACGCCGGAAATCGCCTTTTTAAAGAGAGGAATAAGAAGATTTTTTGATAGAGAGTGAAGTGAGGAACTCCACTCCACTCTACTTTTATATAGAAACAAGTGGGAAGATGAATCGATAGGAAGAGTTAATGAAAGCCCACCAAGGCAAGGCCCAAATAGAAAAAGCCCATGAAATAGATAGATCTAGAATAATCTAGAAGGTTCGAGGCCAGTCAAAAAGACTAAAAGTCTATCAGAGTCCTGGTCGATGTATGTTGGAATCCTGGTCAATTTGTCACTCGACAAGAGTGATCAAAAAGACTAAAAGTCGATTAGAGTCCTCGTCGATGTAGGttggaatcctggtcgatttgtCACTCGACAAGAGTGATTAAAAAGACTAGAAGTCGATCAGAGTCATGTCATTGAAGGTTGGAATCTTGGTCGATTTGTCACTCGACAAGAGTGATCAAAAATCCCAAAAAGTCGaccagaatcctggtcgatttagGGCAGTATCCTGGTCGATTTGTCACTCGATTATAGTGATCAAAAAGCCCAAAAGTCGACCAGAATCCTGCTTGATTTAGGGAAGGATCCTCGTCGATTTGTCGCTCGACAAGAGTGATCAAAAAACCAAAagtcgactagaatcctggtcaaTTTAGGgcagaatcctggtcgatttgcCACTCGACCAGAGTGACCAAAGAAGTAATAagtcgactagaatcctggtcgatttcgAGCAGGATCCTGGTCGATTAGTTATGCTCCCTGGTCGAAATTATCACAAAAAAggagaaaattaaggaaaaactcctgaaaattagagaaaaatcctgaaaattaagtaaaaatcctgaaaattagGGGAACCttctgaaaattaaggaaaaatcctgaaaattaaggaaaaatcctgaaaattaaaGAAATATCCCGAAAATGAAGGAAAAGTATGAAAAATCTAGGAAATATCCTCTAGCCTCGGATAAGGCGAATCATTATGAATGTGTAGGCCACTCCACATTTTGCGTTAAAAGCGATAACCTCTAAGGGAATAGAGGAACTTAAAATTTACGAAATCTTGCGCAAATTCCTAGAAGTTGGGGGGGCAAATGATAGAGGATAAAATAATTTAGGATTACataattaatatgaaattaattATGCCCCGTTCAGGTTATAAATGAAGCCCATTTAAaggggcccaaaaccctgaaattaattaatattggGTAAAATCAACTGATAAGTAGAGACCAAATAAGGATATAATACTTTGGAGATTAGCCTCCAAGAAATCTCATGGGACAAGAAATCAATTTCCTGCATTCAAGGACTCCAAAATCCATTCTAaatctgagacttgtccaccaaatCTCCTAATACTAATTCAGTTCAAGGCATcccatgcctatataaggggcctcaccctaCAAATCAGAGCtgcattttttgacttgatctttaGCACCCAGCAAGGTACGTTTGCATCTTGTGAATGCAgaattgagtcacgaaatacgaGAACAGTCAAATAAAGCCTTGAATCTCACGAACCATAGCAATAAATATACCCTAGTATTTTATCCATAACATAATCGTAAGACATGTAGAAGTATAGGATATTCATATAGGAATAAAGAGTTTGACCAAAAAAAAATAGTAGATTTCAAAGACATAAAAGTAATATTATAAGATATACATGAATGAATAAGTGACACCAAAAATTGGCGGTACAAAATATCAGTGAAATCAAAATTAATACTTGTGTAACACTTAAAAGAGTTTCGCTTATTAGTAAAGAGTAGTTAATAATCCGTGCGAAGCACGGACCGAGTTAATTTatgtatataatttttaaaactcataatCATATAAGTGTCATGGCAgaatttctaatttttactcAGAAAACCCAACCCAAACTGTTGAGTAATATATTTATGTTATGATTGTAATAAAAATATTATACGAtttcaaaaatttattatttcattaaaatatacCATTGAGTCTTATGAAAACGAGATTACTGAGTTGAAATCAATATACGAATTATAATTGAAAAACGggtaaaataatacatataatattataagtcacatagaattaaaagaagaataaaaattatatatttagagTTATAATGAAATTCAAAATGGGGTGAAACCAAAAGTTGATAAAACCAAAAATGTATAATATATTGAATTAGCAATACACGGGGGAATTAGGAACACAAAGGCTggtgaaacaaaaataaaaccaaatttaattGGATCAAAAGACATGTAGTAGTATAAAAAACAAAAACTAAACTAAACTTAAATAGAATTATAAGATATGTAGAATTATAAGATATACATACAAGAATAAAGAATATAACCAAAAGTTTTAGTACAATTAAATGACATACAAAAGTAAAATTATAAGATATACATAAATGAATACCAAAAATTGGTGGTATCAAAAATTGGTGGTACCAAAAGTCGGTGAAATCAAAATTAATGTGTGTACAACTTAAAAAGAAGTttcatttattaataaaaaaattattaaagtTATTAAGTGATGCTTTTATTTCAATTTGTTTTTTGTTCCACCCTTTTTTGTTTCACCTTTTATGATTCATATTATAACATGTTATAACTCTAAATGtaatatttttattctttttgATTCCTACGTGATTTATAattctatttatatttttaatccGTTTTTTGAATTAATAACATTTATTAATAAGCAAAATCTCTTTTTAATTGTTATTTTAGTTTCACTTATTTTTTTGGCTACATCACCTTTTGTTTTCATGATTCATGTGTattatttttatcttttttttctatatgacttataattttatatgtattatttttatccaTTTTCTGAATTTTAGTAGCAATGCTTTTTTATTATTTTACAAATttgaatcctatttttaattttgttttataaTAAATAGGTTCATAATTAAACACTTCCGCAAAACATAAAGCATGACCAATTAAATAAGTCATGTATATAAACtggaatattttaattttattttttttaatttgttagtttaattccattttaataaaatgataaaGATATTATAAACACTGTATTTTGCTTTCAACcctaaaatataataaatttgaTCAAACCATATTATGATTAAAATTCTATTTTTCAAAAACTCTGAATTATTTCTTGATAAAGTACTTGGCTTTATCTTAGTACGGTTACACCATATTTTGGTTTCACTCCTAAATTTCTATTTCATGTAGAGTTATATGTTATTTTTTTCACAAAATATAGATTGTTGGAATCATATTATAATTACCATACTTTTATTTCCTAcagatttattttattaaaataataaaatggaatctttttatgtattttCAGACAACATAGACATAATAACACGTTGAGTTTGTTGTTCTAATAAGATTTAAGCTAATGAAActacatatattttaaaaaaaattgcaatactagtacaattttatttatgatatatataaattataatttagtATTAACTTTTATAATCATTGtttaattttgatattttgattGGACCCGTGCTTGGCACGgtattaataaaggttattaataCACCAAAAATTTTAAtagaattaaaaaatatatataaataaaattataagatatatatGATTGAATAAATAAGTGAAACCAAAAGTTAACGTTACCAAATATTGATGAAAtcaaaattaatatttatatataactTAAAAAGAGGTTtcgtttattaataaaaaaaGGGAAGTGATTTATGCACACACCCAAACTTATTTATTCACACCCCAATTTATTTTGAGACCAAATTACCCATATTTTTATTAACCAAATCTTTTCTTTGTTTATGCACACATTCCCCGAACATTTTATTTTAATACAATGTATGAATTGATTGTGGATGATAATGTAGGTTTTTTCAGTAACCCTATATAATATGTTGTCGAAATTTGTGAAATTGTTGCCAGCATCTTCATTAGGATTTTTCCAGTACTAGAAgcttttactttttctttttctttttggtGATTTTGTTATGGACTGTTTGTTCTTTAAAAAATATGAAtgtaattaaatttatttttatgcTTAATTCGTGCATGTGTTGCAAAAGATTTATTTTCCATAAAATGTTAATTTTAAAAAAGATGTCGATTTATACACACCCAAAATATATTTTTGCACATCTAAATTTGTTTTCGAACAATCTTCACGTGTTAAACTTGTTTGTGTGTCATATATTAATTTCCCTCCCTCCtgtaaatatttttcaataataaaaatattatccCTTACGAAAGTCAATTTCAATTAGTTCGCAGCTCTAAGAAAAGTGAGCCATTTTGATCTGTTTTACAAGATGCTCCATGAACttgtgtattttattttattgtataattataaaagtttatgtttataataataaacaacaaataaaaataatttattaaacatTAGTTTGGTTACTTGTTAGAAAAATATATTATAACATGTTATAACTCTAAATGTagtatttttattcttttttattcctatgtgatttataattctatttatattattttagttGTTACTTTAGTTTCAATTATTTATTTGGCTACATCACCTTTTGGTTTCATGATTCATGTGTATTaattttatcttttttttttatttttatatgacttataattttagatgtattatttttatcattGTTTAATTTAGATATTTTGATCGGACCCGTGTTATCAACTActattaataaaggttattaataCATCAAAATTTTTAGTAGAATTAAAagatatataaaaataaaataataagatATACATGATTGAATAAATAAGTTAAACCAAAAGTTAACGCTACCAAATATTGATGAAATCAAAACTAATATCTAAGTACAACTTAACTTAAGAAGGGGTTtcaattattaataaaaaatttattaaagtcATTAAAGCATAGATAGATAGATGTATTTAACTATTTTATATCTCACATTAAATATAATGAAACTATTATATAGTGAAGTgttaaaatttattattattattcaggTACTAATTTTATGCAGCTTAGTCCGAGTAGGATTAGGGCGCGGGTGTTTATGGAATTAGAGTAGGATTGAACGGTTGTTGATCTTTGGTTCTTCGAACAGAGATAGTATAGGAATCATGATGTACCCTACTCTATTCTCTATATAAGCAGCACCCAACTCTTGTATTTTCACTGTCATAAATCTTCCTTCCGTATAGAACCCTAGAGTCTAGAGAAAACGCTAAGCAGAGAAGCAAGTACATATATATCATGGCCAAATTCTACGCTTTAAATCTCCTTCCTTTCCTAACAATCCTCATCCTCCTCTCATCTATCTCTGCAACTATATCTTATGAATCTTCCGATCAACAAATAGACAAGGTAATTGAATCTCTACGTTGCAATAGCAACTACGAGACGTTTAGTTGCGATGGCAACTTCAAGATATGGATCAAATTGTTAGAGCAATCAAAGGGCAGACTCAATATCCCAGTAAACGCCACAATGTTTGCACCTAACGATGCTGCCCTCTCGCAATTAGGCTATATAAGCCCTCATCTGATTCCTTACCACATTAGCCCGTCATTACACGATCTTTACGACTTAAAACCCTTATCTCTCCTTCCAACACTAGTTCCTTGGAAAACTATTCTAATCACCAGCACTCTACCTTCGAGAATTAAGATCGATAATGCAATTATCACGCGTCCTTATATATATCTTTCCCGCCAGCTTGTTGTTCATGGAATTAACCACATCCTTGATTTACACCCACAACGATCAAGTATGCCGCCACTTTTGCGTGCACACAATGTTTTTGAAGGCGGGAGTTCTCCCGCGCCAGCACCCGCAAGGGCACCAGCATCGGCATA from Apium graveolens cultivar Ventura chromosome 5, ASM990537v1, whole genome shotgun sequence includes the following:
- the LOC141661054 gene encoding uncharacterized protein LOC141661054; its protein translation is MAKFYALNLLPFLTILILLSSISATISYESSDQQIDKVIESLRCNSNYETFSCDGNFKIWIKLLEQSKGRLNIPVNATMFAPNDAALSQLGYISPHLIPYHISPSLHDLYDLKPLSLLPTLVPWKTILITSTLPSRIKIDNAIITRPYIYLSRQLVVHGINHILDLHPQRSSMPPLLRAHNVFEGGSSPAPAPARAPASA